The following are from one region of the Salvia hispanica cultivar TCC Black 2014 chromosome 1, UniMelb_Shisp_WGS_1.0, whole genome shotgun sequence genome:
- the LOC125196309 gene encoding uncharacterized protein LOC125196309, protein MADQGEDDPELATLTAHADGDPPQAIVVTPGQTACDVKPHMIAILPTYYGKSYEGPYEFLNEFCKICKAQRRPAGASEDDYRLKALPFVLKGEANTWFMRLPADSINTWADFKSVFLAEFFPSSKTSALKRKISCIRKEYDETLSEYWEKYMSLLESCPNHRMKEIEVHHTFYEGMNKETKDLANSSSGGDFTQLRVSEAKKVLRKLLNAKKTYDNARDGYSRERVASASATDQEERMDLKMGELKKELLIAIKQNTPPPSPTGSQEAPALPYDQPDNLPDVEQANAAGYYNSNGNWIPGKQRDAPWRDHQNFRWGDGNQNQNQNQAPNQPNPQPNQYPNRGPTNPDYQSRRSMEDMMGEMLASQQSIKNDLQSSNETMQGMQSAKKEHRANMDMMNMQLAQLANSVGEMKGNSGKLSSTVHVPEKENVIKITLRSGTAYNGPQLKNPIGESNRERVLSDVIPAEELKRPLPQMEDPFFLNEKPTVEGKEEETQPGNEQPGGVIPTSEPQAQEEPKGIPQGLTGEAKGEKPFPYRFVTKRKKENPVDFMSIFGKLDVTIPFLQAVRLPPLGKFIKEFIAGKAQEDGKIMVEGIASAIVQEKLPPKRADPEFLETELLQEKLQTLDVYAQADVEVAAWCDLISSRGLTDEEIEEAIMEFCQK, encoded by the exons ATGGCTGACCAAGGTGAGGACGATCCCGAGCTCGCAACGCTTACCGCGCACGCCGACGGAGATCCCCCACAAGCCATAGTAGTCACCCCAGGCCAGACCGCCTGTGATGTGAAACCCCACATGATTGCAATCCTACCGACTTACTATGGGAAGAGTTATGAAGGACCCTACGAGttcttaaatgagttctgcaaGATCTGTAAGGCACAGAGGCGGCCAGCAGGAGCGAGCGAGGATGATTACAGACTGAAGGCCCTACCTTTTGTCCTAAAGGGAGAGGCCAACACTTGGTTCATGCGTCTGCCGGCCGACTCTATCAATACGTGGGCCGATTTCAAGTCAGTTTTCCTAGCCGAGTTTTTCCCGTCTTCGAAGACAAGtgcattgaagaggaaaatatcgtgcataaggaaagaatatgatgaaaccCTGAGCGAGTACTGGGAGAAGTACATGAGCCTTCTGGAGTCATGccccaaccatcgcatgaaggagatagaggtgcACCACACCTTCTATGAGGGGATGAACAAGGAAACCAAGGATCTGGCGAATTCATCATCTGGTGGTGATTTCACCCAGTTGAGAGTAAGTGAAGCCAAAAAGGTGCTACGCAAGCTGTTGAATGCGAAGAAGACGTACGATAACGCGAGAGATGGGTACAGCAGAGAAAGGGTAGCTAGTGCTTCGGCTACTGACCAGGAGGAACGGATGGACTTGAAGATGGGGGAATTGAAGAAGGAATTGCTGATTGCAATCAAACAgaacactccaccaccttctccaaCTGGAAGCCAAGAAGCCCCAGCACTACCATATGATCAGCCGGACAACTTGCCGGATGTGGAGCAAGCAAATGCCGCAGGATACTACAATTCCAACGGCAATTGGATTCCGGGGAAACAAAGAGATGCACCATGGAGGGACCACCAAAATTTCCGATGGGGAGAtggaaatcagaatcagaaccaaaatcagGCTCCAAATCAACCCAACCCCCAACCGAACCAATATCCCAACCGCGGACCAACAAACCCCGACTACCA GTCGAGGAGGTCCATGGAGGACATGATGGGAGAGATGCTTGCCTCGCAGCAAAGCATTAAAAATGACTTGCAGTCCAGTAATGAAACAATGCAAGGAATGCAAAGTGCCAAGAAGGAGCATAGGGcaaatatggatatgatgaaCATGCAGTTGGCCCAGCTCGCTAACTCGGTGGGCGAAATGAAGGGGAACTCAGGGAAACTCTCATCTACAGTCCATGTACCTGAGAAGGAAAATGTGATCAAGATTACACTGCGGTCCGGGACAGCCTATAATGGACCTCAGCTCAAGAACCCTATTGGGGAGTCTAATAGAGAAAGGGTGCTGAGCGACGTCATTCCAGCGGAAGAGCTCAAGAGGCCTCTGCCTCAGATGGAGGATCCGTTTTTTCTAAACGAGAAGCCTACCGTGGAGGGAAAGGAGGAAGAAACACAACCTGGGAATGAGCAACCGGGAGGAGTAATACCCACATCGGAACCTCAAGCCCAGGAGGAGCCAAAGGGAATTCCACAAGGACTGACTGGAGAGGCTAAGGGAGAAAAACCGTTTCCATATCGGTTTGTGACGAAAAGGAAGAAGGAAAACCCTGTGGATTTCATGTCGATCTTTGGGAAGCTGGATGTCACCATACCATTCCTCCAAGCCGTGAGACTGCCCCCTCTGGGGAAGTTTATAAAGGAGTTCATAGCCGGGAAGGCCCAGGAGGATGGAAAGATCATGGTGGAGGGAATAGCGTCAGCCATTGTACAAGAGAAGctaccacccaagagagccgacccag aatttcttgagaccgaattaTTGCAGGAAAAGCTCCAAACCTTGGATGTGTATGCCCAGGCTGATGTGGAAGTAGCCGCATGGTGTGATCTGATCAGTAGCCGAGGGTTGACTGACGAAGAGATCGAAGAAGCAATTATGGAATTCTGTCAGAAGTAG